A genomic stretch from Falco naumanni isolate bFalNau1 chromosome 4, bFalNau1.pat, whole genome shotgun sequence includes:
- the IPPK gene encoding inositol-pentakisphosphate 2-kinase isoform X1 encodes MEVEKMDENEWKYHGEGNQSLVVSHCQRCVVLRFLKFPPNQNKTSEEILHHLQNIVDFGKHVMKQFFGENYVHHGEIIQLPLDFVRQLCLKIQPERPESRCDKDMDTLSGYAMCLPNLTRLQTYRFVEHRPILCIEIKPKCGFIPFSSHVSQEIKHKVCRYCMHQHLKVANGKWKRPSKYCPLDLFSGNKQRMHFALKSLLQEAQNNLKIFKNGELIYGCKDDQDSVSDWNELARHLKPFFFPSNGLVSGPHCTRTIVKELIHVITMTLLSSTDACRAGDMKTVPISQGRSYCEASAFNKELVRNGKHKLESSGLPRGCLLYKTLQAQMLDMLDIEGLYPLYSRVEQYLEESPEERSTLQIDGPYNEAFYEKLLDLSTEDDGTVAFALTKVQQYRIAMTAKDCSIMIALSPCLQDECSEQRPVVLTSKSRFTFSVSVLDLDLKPYESIPHQYKLDGEIVNYYLKNVQAKDDPVMSSLFKENEDCTLVLHKV; translated from the exons CGCTGTGTGGTGCTGCGGTTTTTGAAGTTCCCCCCAAATCAGAATAAG ACTTCAGAGGAAATACTACACCATCTGCAAAACATTGTAGACTTTGGAAAACATGTCATGAAGCAGTTCTTCGGCGAGAACTATGTTCACCATGGG gaaattaTTCAACTGCCTTTAGACTTCGTAAGACAGCtctgtttaaaaattcagcCAGAGAGGCCAG AGTCTCGCTGTGACAAAGATATGGATACCCTTAGTGGTTATGCAATGTGCCTTCCGAATCTCACCCGGCTGCAGACCTACCGATTTGTGGAACACCGGCCCATCCTCTGCATAGAGATAAAG ccAAAGTGTGGCTTCATTCCTTTTTCCAGCCATGTTTCACAGGAGATTAAGCACAAGGTGTGTCGCTACTGTATGCATCAGCATCTaaag GTAGCCAACGGAAAATGGAAGCGACCAAGTAAATACTGCCCGCTGGATCTCTTCTCAGG aaataaacagagaatgcactttgctttgaaaagcttATTACAGGAGGCACAGAacaacttgaaaatatttaag AATGGGGAACTAATTTATGGCTGTAAAGATGACCAGGACTCTGTCTCTGACTGGAATGAACTTGCTCGTCActtaaaacctttcttttttccttccaatgGGTTGGTCAGTGGACCACACTGTACAAGGACAATTGTTAAAGAACTAATCCATGTTATAACTATGACGCTACTAAGTAGTACTGATGCCTGCAGGGCAGGTGATATGAAGACAGTTCCCATTTCACAAGGAAGAAGCTACTGTGAAGCAAGTGCTTTCAATAAGGAGCTAGTAAGAAATG gTAAACATAAATTGGAAAGCTCTGGCTTACCGAGGGGTTGTCTCCTTTATAAAACCCTCCAGGCTCAGATGCTTGACATGCTGGATATTGAAGGACTCTATCCTTTGTACAGTAGAGTTGAACAGTACTTAGAGGAATCTCCTGAGGAGAG aaGTACATTACAGATAGACGGACCTTACAATGAAGCATTTTATGAGAAGCTGCTAGATCTTTCAACTGAAGATGATGGGACAGTAGCATTTGCGTTAACAAAG GTGCAGCAGTACAGAATAGCGATGACTGCTAAAGACTGCTCCATCATGATTGCCCTTTCACCCTGTCTACAAGATGAATG ctctgaGCAAAGACCTGTGGTACTAACATCCAAATCAAGAttcaccttttctgtttctgtcctggACCTCGATCTAAAACCATACGAAAGCATTCCTCATCAGTACAAACTCGATGGCGAGATAGTAAACTATTATTTGAAGAATGTACAGGCCAAAGATGACCCAGTTATGTCCAGTCTCTTCAAGGAGAATGAAGACTGCACATTAGTTCTCCATAAAGTGTAA
- the IPPK gene encoding inositol-pentakisphosphate 2-kinase isoform X2, translating into MKQFFGENYVHHGEIIQLPLDFVRQLCLKIQPERPESRCDKDMDTLSGYAMCLPNLTRLQTYRFVEHRPILCIEIKPKCGFIPFSSHVSQEIKHKVCRYCMHQHLKVANGKWKRPSKYCPLDLFSGNKQRMHFALKSLLQEAQNNLKIFKNGELIYGCKDDQDSVSDWNELARHLKPFFFPSNGLVSGPHCTRTIVKELIHVITMTLLSSTDACRAGDMKTVPISQGRSYCEASAFNKELVRNGKHKLESSGLPRGCLLYKTLQAQMLDMLDIEGLYPLYSRVEQYLEESPEERSTLQIDGPYNEAFYEKLLDLSTEDDGTVAFALTKVQQYRIAMTAKDCSIMIALSPCLQDECSEQRPVVLTSKSRFTFSVSVLDLDLKPYESIPHQYKLDGEIVNYYLKNVQAKDDPVMSSLFKENEDCTLVLHKV; encoded by the exons ATGAAGCAGTTCTTCGGCGAGAACTATGTTCACCATGGG gaaattaTTCAACTGCCTTTAGACTTCGTAAGACAGCtctgtttaaaaattcagcCAGAGAGGCCAG AGTCTCGCTGTGACAAAGATATGGATACCCTTAGTGGTTATGCAATGTGCCTTCCGAATCTCACCCGGCTGCAGACCTACCGATTTGTGGAACACCGGCCCATCCTCTGCATAGAGATAAAG ccAAAGTGTGGCTTCATTCCTTTTTCCAGCCATGTTTCACAGGAGATTAAGCACAAGGTGTGTCGCTACTGTATGCATCAGCATCTaaag GTAGCCAACGGAAAATGGAAGCGACCAAGTAAATACTGCCCGCTGGATCTCTTCTCAGG aaataaacagagaatgcactttgctttgaaaagcttATTACAGGAGGCACAGAacaacttgaaaatatttaag AATGGGGAACTAATTTATGGCTGTAAAGATGACCAGGACTCTGTCTCTGACTGGAATGAACTTGCTCGTCActtaaaacctttcttttttccttccaatgGGTTGGTCAGTGGACCACACTGTACAAGGACAATTGTTAAAGAACTAATCCATGTTATAACTATGACGCTACTAAGTAGTACTGATGCCTGCAGGGCAGGTGATATGAAGACAGTTCCCATTTCACAAGGAAGAAGCTACTGTGAAGCAAGTGCTTTCAATAAGGAGCTAGTAAGAAATG gTAAACATAAATTGGAAAGCTCTGGCTTACCGAGGGGTTGTCTCCTTTATAAAACCCTCCAGGCTCAGATGCTTGACATGCTGGATATTGAAGGACTCTATCCTTTGTACAGTAGAGTTGAACAGTACTTAGAGGAATCTCCTGAGGAGAG aaGTACATTACAGATAGACGGACCTTACAATGAAGCATTTTATGAGAAGCTGCTAGATCTTTCAACTGAAGATGATGGGACAGTAGCATTTGCGTTAACAAAG GTGCAGCAGTACAGAATAGCGATGACTGCTAAAGACTGCTCCATCATGATTGCCCTTTCACCCTGTCTACAAGATGAATG ctctgaGCAAAGACCTGTGGTACTAACATCCAAATCAAGAttcaccttttctgtttctgtcctggACCTCGATCTAAAACCATACGAAAGCATTCCTCATCAGTACAAACTCGATGGCGAGATAGTAAACTATTATTTGAAGAATGTACAGGCCAAAGATGACCCAGTTATGTCCAGTCTCTTCAAGGAGAATGAAGACTGCACATTAGTTCTCCATAAAGTGTAA